The genomic window GGTGCGCGAGGGCGGCGCGTCACCGCGCATGATGGCGCCGCCTTGGCGCACGCTTTCCAGGAGCTCGTCGAACAGTTCGTCACGCATGGGCATGGCTGGCCTCCCTTTGGGTTGAAGCTCATCCGTACTCGGCCTCGACGACCGCCCGCAGCGCCCGGCGCTGCGCCTCGGTGAGGTCGTCCTGCTGGTTCTTGGGATACACGTACAGCATCAGCAGCCGGTCGCGCGCCACGGCGAAGTAGTAGATCACGCGCACCCCGCCGCGCTTTCCCCGGCCGCTCCCCGCCCACCGCACCTTGCGGATGCCCCCCGTGCGCGGGATGACCGGCCCGACCGTGGGATCGTCGAGCAGCACGATCTGAAGGTCGCGGTACGACTCGGGGGAAAGCAGTTCCTCCACGTGCCGCGTGAACAGCGGCGTCTCGACGATTTCCATGGGACGAGAGACTCGGGGTGACCTCCCGCCCGGCACCTATCATACACCAGTGACGCATCTGTGTCAATGGTGTACCCGGCGCCCTCCGAACGCGTGGGGGAGAGCCCGAAATTTACGGTTCTCACCCCCGCCGCTCCTACCCATATCTTTCGCCACCGGCCGGCAAAGTCGCACGCTGCACGGCGTCCGAGGGGCCGCACTACGACTGAAAATCTGGTGGATGATCGGCGCTCGGCCGCGGCGTCGTGGCTCCCGAACCGACACGGAGCGAACGGTCTGCCCGGCTCGCGCGCCCGGCGTGGTTGAACCGTCTGGCGCGTGCGGGTTATATTGCCGGCATGTCCACCAGTGCCATCGACCTGCTCAAGAGCGGCACCGTGCCGCTGTACCTGGCCCCACAGGCGGGAGTCAGCGAATCGCCCTTCCGCCGGCTGTGCCGGTCGTACGGGGCCGACGTCGTGGTGTCGGAGTTCGTCTCGGCCGAGGGCATCCGGCGCCACGACCGCCGCACGCACTCGTACCTGCGCTTTCACGACGACGAGCGGCCCATCGGCATCCAGATCTTCGGCGCGGAGCCGGAGGCCATGGCGCAGGCCGCGCGGCTGGTGGAAGAGGTGTACGAGCCCGACTTCCTGGACATCAACTTCGGGTGCCCGGTCAAGAAGGTGGTCAATCGCAACGGCGGCTCGGGATGCCTGCGCGATCTGGACCTCGTTCGCGACATCATCCGTGCGGTGAAGGCGGCCATCTCCATCCCGACGACGGTCAAGATCCGCAGCGGCTTCACCGAGCAGACGCGAAACCCGGTGGAGATCGCCCTGCGCTGCCAGGACGCCGGCGCCGAGGTGCTGACACTCCATGCCCGCACCCGCACGCAGATGTACAGCGGAACGGCGAACTGGGACGAGATCGCCGCAGTCAAGCAGGCGCTCGACATCCCGGTGATCGGCAACGGCGACGTGTTCACGGGCGAGGCGGCGGCGCGGATGCGCGAGCACACCCGCTGCGACGGCATCATGATCGCCCGCGGCTCGCACGGGGCGCCGTGGCTGTTCGCGCAGGCCCGTGCGGCGCTGGAGGGTCGGCCTGTGCCCGCCGATCCCGAGGCGGCGGAGCGGTTCCGCATCGTCATCGAACACGCGCGGTTGGCCATCGCCTGGGAGGCGGACGAGGAAAAGGCGATGATCGAGTTCCGCAAGCACCTGGGCTGGTACACGAAGGGGCTGCCCAACGGGCGATACCTGAGGCAGGAACTGTTCGAGGTGCGGCGGCTGGACGAGGCCGAGCGGCTGCTGGAAGGGTACCTGGCGCAGGTGGAGCAGGGGGCGGCGGCGTGACCCCCGAGTCCCTGCGCGCGCTGCTGGGTGAAGTGGCCAGCGGCGCGTCGTCCATCGCCGACGCCGAGCGGCGGCTGGCCTGGGCGCCGGTGGAAGACCTGGATTTCGCGCGGGTGGACCACCACCGCGCCCTGCGCCATGGCTTTCCCGAAGTCGTGTTCGGGCAGGGGAAGACGCCGGACCAGGTGGTGGCGCTCGCCGTCCGCATCGCGGAGCGCGGCGAGGGGTTCCTGGCCACGCGCCTGGCACCCGAGGCTCGCGAGCCGCTGCGGTCCGCGCTTCCCGCCATCGAGCTGAACGAGCTGGGACGGACGGCGTACATGGCTCCCGCGCAGCCGGTGGAGCGGCGGACGCGCGGGACGGTGCTGGTCGTCACCGCCGGCACCAGCGACCTCCCCGTCGCCGAGGAGGCGGCGGTGACGGCGCGCGCGTATGGCAACCCGGTGGAGCGGCTGACCGACGTGGGCGTAGCCGGCATCCACCGTATCCTCAGTGCGCGCGACACTCTGTCGTCCGCCGCCGTGGTCATCGTGATCGCCGGGATGGAGGGCGCGCTTCCCTCCGTCGTGGGCGGGCTGGTTTCCGTCCCCGTGATCGCCGTACCGACGAGCGTGGGGTACGGCGCCTCGTTCGGCGGCCTTTCGGCGTTGCTGGGGATGCTGAACTCCTGCGCGTCGGGCGTTACCGTGGTGAACATCGACAACGGGTTCGGCGCGGCGGCCGCCGCGTCGCGCATCAACCTGCTTCCGCCCGCCTGACGATTTCCACGTCCACCCGCGTTCCCCATCCGCTTCCGCTCGCCGTCTCGGCGCTGGCGTACGCCGCGGCGCTCGGCCTCGCGGCGCGGCTGCCGTGGTGGGGAGACGCGCTGGCGGTCGTTCTCCTTCTTGCCCTCGCCGTGTGGTCGTTCCGCGTCCGCGGCAAGGACGCCGGTGCCGCCGCGGCGCTCTGGCCCCCCGTTCACCTGCTGATCGCCGCTACCGGCCACCTGGCCTCGCCCCTGGCGCCGCTCGCGGCGGGATGGGTGGTGCTGTTCGGCCGGCGCGCGCCGAAGTGGGCGGCGCCAGGGGCGGCCGTCGTGGCGGCGCTGGGGATCGGGGCGGACTGGGTGGATGGGACGGCACCGGGGTGGATGTCGGCGGCGAGATGGGTGCTGCTGATGGCGCTCGCCGCTGGACTGACGGCCTGGGTAGCGCACGGGCCGGCGGCGAAGCGGATGGGGAGCGCCGTGGTCCCGGAGCCGGAGGCGGCCCCCCGGCGCGACGGCGAGGCGACCGACGCGGAGGCGGTGGAGAACGCGCTGGCGGTGATCCTCCGCGCCACGGATGCGCACGAAGCGGCGCTGTGGCGGGCCGATGGAGTGGATGACCAGCGCTCCGCGGCGCTGCTCGTGCGCGCCGCCGCGCCTGAGGTGCCCGCGGCCGAGTCGCCCGTGGCGCTGGCCGGGCACCCGTTTGCGTGGGCCATCGATGAGCGGCTTCCCCAGCGTATCCAGCGCGGCAAGCGCGACCTGCCCTCCCCTTGGGCTGCGGAGATGCTGCTGCTGCCGGTGGAGGTGGAGTCGCGGGTGATGGTCCTGGCCCTCGCCTACCCCGGCCAGGTGCCGCCCGGGGCCGAGGCCGCCGCGGTGCGCGGAGGCCAGCACCTGGGCACGCTGCTGGGGCTGCTGAAGTCGCGCGCCGCCGTCCGCCGGGCGGATGCGGGGATGCGGGCGATGGCGGATGCCGTGCGCACCCTTCCCGGCGAGTTGGAGCTGGACAAGTTCGCGGCCCAGCTCGCCGCCGCCGTGCGCCAGGGGACCGGGGCCGCGGGCGCGGCCGTCGCGCTGGTGACGGACGACGCGGGACGCGGCAAGGTGCTCCACGCCTCCGGCGAGCCCATGCCCATGGGCGCCGAGGCGTTCGGCGAGGGCGAGTCGCGGCTGTCGCTGGCGGTGAAGCACGGCGTGGACCTGAACTACGCGGACCTGCGCCGCGAGCGCGAACGGCTGCCGCTGCTGGCGCCGGGGGAGAAATGGGAGCAGGCGCCGCGCTCGGCGGCGGTGCTGCCGCTGATGGTGGACGGGCGGGCGATCGGCGTGGTGGCGGCGTGGCACCCGGAGCCGGGGCGCTTCGGCGAGCGGGAGCGGGAGATCCTTCATCTGCTGTGCTCGGTGGCGCCCATGCCCATGCGCAGCGCCCGCCGCTTCGAGGCGCTGGACCAGCGCGCGTCCACCGACCCGCTGACGGGGCTCCCCAACCGCAGCGCCTTCGACCAGCGGCTGGCGGCGCTTTCCAGCTACTTCGACCGCTACGCGCGCCCGTTCGCGGTGGTGACGCTGGATGTGGACTTCTTCAAGAAGTTCAACGACACCTGGGGCCACGAGGCTGGCGACCGCGTGCTGCAGCACGTCTCCGACCTGCTGAAATCCACGGTGCGCGACGTGGACCTGCCGGCGCGGCTGGGCGGCGAGGAGTTCGCGGTGCTGCTGCCAGAAACCACGCTGCGCCAGGCCATGGACGCCGCCGAACGAATCCGCCGCACGCTGGAGTCGCGCACGGTCAACTGGCAGGGCCGGCCGCTCTCGGTGACGGCGTCCATCGGCGTCTCCGCCTGCCCCGACTGCACCGCCACCCCGTCCGAGCTCCTGGGCCTGGCGGATGCCGCGCTGTACCGCGCGAAGGAATCCGGCCGCAACCGCGTAGCCGCCGCTCCGAAGCTGGAAGCCGCTGGACGCGCGTAACCCTTACCGATCAAAAACAGTTTCACGCAGAGGGCGCGGAGGGAAAAGAGAGGACGCAGAGAACTGATCGAAGTCTCTGCGTCCTCTCTGTCTTCTCTGCGTCCTCTGCGTGATACTCGTTCGGAGTTCAGGCGGGCACGGACGCAGAGGTTTCGATGGAGGCGCCCGCCGACGCCGAGCAGACGTAGACGCGCGGCTCCAGCCCCGTGGCGGATCGGTACGCTTCCGCCACGGTGCGGGCGAAGTCGTCAGCGCCTTCTCCGTCCACCAGCGCCACCGCGCATCCGCCGAAGCCTGCACCGGTCATCCGCGCGCCGCGGCAGGCGCCGTGGCCCTGCGCCAGCTCCACGATCACGTCCAGTTCCTTCCGCGACACCTCGAAGTCGTCGCGCAGGCTGGCGTGGCTCTCGTTCATCAGCCGGCCCACGGTTTCGGCATCGCCCCACTCCAGCGCATCGGCCGCCTGCAGCGTGCGCGCGTTCTCCGTGATCACGTGGCGCGCGCGACGGCGCATCACGGTTTCCATCCGGGGCGCCAGCCGCTCGAACCGCTCCACGTCCACATCGCGAAGCGCCTCGACACCAAAGAAGTCCGCCGCCTCCTCGCAGTGGAGCCGCCGGTCGTTGTAGGCCGAGTCCACCAGCCCGCGACGGGTGGCGGTGTCCAGGATCACCACCGCGCTCCCCGGCGGCATGGGCACCGAGCGCGTTTCCAGCGAGCGGCAGTCGATCAGCAGGGCGTGACCCTCCTCACCCGCGGCGGAGATCATCTGGTCCATGATGCCGCAGCGCACCCCGATCCAGTCGTTCTCGGCCCGCTGCGCGGCAAGCGCCATCTCGCGCGGATCCCACGGCATTCCGGAAATGGACGCAAAGGCGCGGGCGGAAGCCAGCTCGAAGGCCGCGCTGGACGAGAGGCCCGCGCCGATGGGCACGTCTCCGGCCGCCACGCCGTCCCACCCCTTCAGGCCGCGCGTCTTTTTCTGGAGCACCCACGCCACGCCCTGCACGTAGTTGATCCACTCGTTGCCCGTGCTGGCCAGGTGGTCCAGGTCGAACTCGCGGTCCTCGTCGAAGTCCAGCGAGTGGATGAACACCTTGGAGTCGTCGCGCGGGCGAAGGGCGATCCAGGCGGCGCGGTCGATGGCCATCGGCAGCACGAAGCCGTCGTTGTAGTCGGTGTGCTCGCCGATCAGGTTCACGCGGCCGGGCGCGCGGGCCACGCACGCCGGCGGCTCGCCGAAGCGCGCCTCGAACTCCCGCGTCACGCGGGCACGAAGGCCGTGGTCGCTGGTCATGTCAGGATCAAAGGTTCAGGATGCGGGCGCGGAGGCCCGGTCGTCGTATCCGCGGGGGTGCGTCCGGTGCCACGCCCAGGCGCTCTCGATGATGGCATGCAGGTCCGTCCACTTCGGCTCCCATCCCAGCTCGCGCTGGATGCGGTCGCTCGCCGCGATCAGCCGCGCCGGGTCGCCGGGGCGGCGCGGGCCGGCGACGGCGGGAATGGGATGCCCCGTGACGTCGCGCGCCGCCTCGATCACCTGGCGCACGCTGAAGCCATGGCCGATCCCCAGGTTGTACGTGCGGCTTCCCTGGTCCAGCGCGCGCAGGGCGCGGATGTGGGCGTCGGCCAGGTCTTCGACGTGGATGTAGTCGCGGATGCAGGTGCCGTCGGGCGTCTCGTAGTCCTCGCCGAAGATGGTCACCCGCTCCCGCTGCCCCAGCGCCACCTGCAGGATGATGGGGATCAGGTGCGTCTCGGGATCGTGGTCCTCGCCCAGTTCGGGGGAGAGCGCGCCGCAGGCGTTGAAGTACCGCAGCGCCGCGTAGCGCATTCCGAAGCGGTCGTCCATCCAGTGGAGCATGCGCTCCAGGATGAACTTCGATTCGCCATACGGGCTTCCCGGAGAGATGGACGTGTCCTCGTCTATGGGATCGCGGTCCGGCAGGCCAAACAGGTTCGCGGTGGAGGACAGGATGAAGCGCCGGACGCCGTGCTCCACGGCGCTTTCCAGCAGGTTCAGCCCGTTGCGGACGTTGTTCCCCAGGTGGCGGAACGGGTGCTCCATCGACTCGCCCACCAGCGTGTGCGAGGCGAAGTGGAGGATGCCTTCCGGCCGGTGCTCCGCCATCGCGCGATCGATCGCTGCGCGGTCGTCCAGCCCCGCCACGACGAGCGTCGCCTGGGGATGCACGGCGGCCCGGTGCCCCTGCGAGAGGTCGTCGAACACCACCACCTCGTCCCCACCCGCCACCAGCTGCTGCACCACGGCGCTGCCGATGTACCCCGCCCCACCCGTAACCAGCACCCTCATCGCGCGGCTCCGATCGTCTGCATTTCTGTAATCTCGTCGTATGTGGCGACGCCCTCGTCGTCTGACCTCACCGCTACGCGTTCCCCGTCCAGCACCAGCGGCACGGCGAGCAGGGCGCGGAACTCGTTGTATCCCGTGCGGCCCGGAAAGAAGGCGTGCAGGAAGAGCCAAGGCTCGCCGTCCGGCCCCTCCGCGACGGATGGATGGCCGGGCCCCCACCACTCCGCCGTAGAGCGGAGGAGCGGCTGTGCCATCTTCCGGTAGGGCCCCAGCGGCGCATCCGCCACCGCCACGCCGATGCCGTAGCGCGCGGTGGAGAAGTCGTTC from Longimicrobium sp. includes these protein-coding regions:
- a CDS encoding sensor domain-containing diguanylate cyclase, encoding MWSFRVRGKDAGAAAALWPPVHLLIAATGHLASPLAPLAAGWVVLFGRRAPKWAAPGAAVVAALGIGADWVDGTAPGWMSAARWVLLMALAAGLTAWVAHGPAAKRMGSAVVPEPEAAPRRDGEATDAEAVENALAVILRATDAHEAALWRADGVDDQRSAALLVRAAAPEVPAAESPVALAGHPFAWAIDERLPQRIQRGKRDLPSPWAAEMLLLPVEVESRVMVLALAYPGQVPPGAEAAAVRGGQHLGTLLGLLKSRAAVRRADAGMRAMADAVRTLPGELELDKFAAQLAAAVRQGTGAAGAAVALVTDDAGRGKVLHASGEPMPMGAEAFGEGESRLSLAVKHGVDLNYADLRRERERLPLLAPGEKWEQAPRSAAVLPLMVDGRAIGVVAAWHPEPGRFGEREREILHLLCSVAPMPMRSARRFEALDQRASTDPLTGLPNRSAFDQRLAALSSYFDRYARPFAVVTLDVDFFKKFNDTWGHEAGDRVLQHVSDLLKSTVRDVDLPARLGGEEFAVLLPETTLRQAMDAAERIRRTLESRTVNWQGRPLSVTASIGVSACPDCTATPSELLGLADAALYRAKESGRNRVAAAPKLEAAGRA
- a CDS encoding type II toxin-antitoxin system RelE/ParE family toxin, producing the protein MEIVETPLFTRHVEELLSPESYRDLQIVLLDDPTVGPVIPRTGGIRKVRWAGSGRGKRGGVRVIYYFAVARDRLLMLYVYPKNQQDDLTEAQRRALRAVVEAEYG
- the dusB gene encoding tRNA dihydrouridine synthase DusB; protein product: MSTSAIDLLKSGTVPLYLAPQAGVSESPFRRLCRSYGADVVVSEFVSAEGIRRHDRRTHSYLRFHDDERPIGIQIFGAEPEAMAQAARLVEEVYEPDFLDINFGCPVKKVVNRNGGSGCLRDLDLVRDIIRAVKAAISIPTTVKIRSGFTEQTRNPVEIALRCQDAGAEVLTLHARTRTQMYSGTANWDEIAAVKQALDIPVIGNGDVFTGEAAARMREHTRCDGIMIARGSHGAPWLFAQARAALEGRPVPADPEAAERFRIVIEHARLAIAWEADEEKAMIEFRKHLGWYTKGLPNGRYLRQELFEVRRLDEAERLLEGYLAQVEQGAAA
- the larB gene encoding nickel pincer cofactor biosynthesis protein LarB — encoded protein: MTPESLRALLGEVASGASSIADAERRLAWAPVEDLDFARVDHHRALRHGFPEVVFGQGKTPDQVVALAVRIAERGEGFLATRLAPEAREPLRSALPAIELNELGRTAYMAPAQPVERRTRGTVLVVTAGTSDLPVAEEAAVTARAYGNPVERLTDVGVAGIHRILSARDTLSSAAVVIVIAGMEGALPSVVGGLVSVPVIAVPTSVGYGASFGGLSALLGMLNSCASGVTVVNIDNGFGAAAAASRINLLPPA
- the galE gene encoding UDP-glucose 4-epimerase GalE, which produces MRVLVTGGAGYIGSAVVQQLVAGGDEVVVFDDLSQGHRAAVHPQATLVVAGLDDRAAIDRAMAEHRPEGILHFASHTLVGESMEHPFRHLGNNVRNGLNLLESAVEHGVRRFILSSTANLFGLPDRDPIDEDTSISPGSPYGESKFILERMLHWMDDRFGMRYAALRYFNACGALSPELGEDHDPETHLIPIILQVALGQRERVTIFGEDYETPDGTCIRDYIHVEDLADAHIRALRALDQGSRTYNLGIGHGFSVRQVIEAARDVTGHPIPAVAGPRRPGDPARLIAASDRIQRELGWEPKWTDLHAIIESAWAWHRTHPRGYDDRASAPAS
- the galK gene encoding galactokinase produces the protein MTSDHGLRARVTREFEARFGEPPACVARAPGRVNLIGEHTDYNDGFVLPMAIDRAAWIALRPRDDSKVFIHSLDFDEDREFDLDHLASTGNEWINYVQGVAWVLQKKTRGLKGWDGVAAGDVPIGAGLSSSAAFELASARAFASISGMPWDPREMALAAQRAENDWIGVRCGIMDQMISAAGEEGHALLIDCRSLETRSVPMPPGSAVVILDTATRRGLVDSAYNDRRLHCEEAADFFGVEALRDVDVERFERLAPRMETVMRRRARHVITENARTLQAADALEWGDAETVGRLMNESHASLRDDFEVSRKELDVIVELAQGHGACRGARMTGAGFGGCAVALVDGEGADDFARTVAEAYRSATGLEPRVYVCSASAGASIETSASVPA